The following proteins are encoded in a genomic region of Dasypus novemcinctus isolate mDasNov1 chromosome 21, mDasNov1.1.hap2, whole genome shotgun sequence:
- the FASN gene encoding fatty acid synthase isoform X4, whose translation MEEVVIAGMSGKLPESENLQEFWANLLGGVDMVTDDDRRWKAGLYGLPRRSGKLKDLSKFDATFFGVHAKQAHTMDPQLRLLLEVAYEAIVDGGINPAELRETDTGVWVGVGGSEAAEALSRDPETLLGYSMVGCQRAMMANRISFFFDFRGPSVALDTACSSSLLALHSAFQAIRSGQCPAALVGGINVLLKPNTSVQFMKLGMLSPDGTCKSFDAGGNGYCRSEAVVAVLLTKRSLARRVYATILNSGTNTDGYKEQGVTFPSGESQEQLFRSLYATAGLRPESLEYIEAHGTGTKVGDPQELNSIDRALCAARQGPLLIGSTKSNMGHPEPASGLAALAKVLLCLEHGLWVPNLHFHSPNPEIPALREGRLQVVDRPLPTRDGDVGINSFGFGGANVHVILRPPAQAPPAPGPPAALPRLLQACGRTPEAVQNLLACGQEHGHNLAFVSLLNEIAAVPGSAMPFRGYTVLGGEGGRELEVQQVPPRRRPLWFVCSGMGAQWCGMGLSLMRLPGFRASILRSDEVLRPLGLKVSELLQSTEEATFDDLVHAFIGLTAIQIALVDLLSSLGLRPDGIFGHSLGEVACGYVDGCLSQEETLLTAYWRGQCIKEADIPPGAMAAVGLSWEECKRRCPPGVVPACHNSEDTVTISGPQASVSAFLEQLRAEDVFTKAVRTGGMAFHSPFMHAIAPGLLHVLKEVIRQPRPRSAGWLSTSIPEAQWRGDLARSFSAEYNVNNLVSPVLFQEALRHVPADAVVLEIAPHTLLQGVLKRSLPPSCTVVPLMKRGCADGVEFFLASVGQLHLAGIDANPNGLFPPVEYPVPRGCPLISPLIKWDHSQTWDVPAATDFPSGASCSSATVYHIDAGPESPDHYLVDHCIDGRVLFPATGYLCLVWRTLARALGLAVEQLPVVFRDVVVHQATILPRAGTAPLEVRLLEASRTFEVSDGGNLIASGKVYQWEDPDPRLFDRQDGPGPAEPPAISRLAPDDVYKALRLCGYDYGPHFQGVLEASLEGTEARLLWRDNWVTFLDSMLHLFILSSGQRSLRLPTRIGAVHIDPATHRQRLLALQGGLQAVDAAVSSSLGSVTAGGALISRLHTTAAPRRQQEQRVPVLEKFVFTPYLESELLADSAALQAELRLCKGLLKALQDKVAQQGLKMEVPGLDGVQAPREPPRQGLARLLAAACQLQLSGNLQAELDQLLAQERPLLHDDALLAGLLDAPALKACVDTALENMPALRMKAVEVLAGDGRLFTRVPGLLNTQPELQLDYTATDRHAQALEAVQATAPPGVAQAQWDPAKPAPDGLGAADLLLCSRVLAPLGDPAATLGHMVATLKEGGFLLLHTLLGGQALGEAVAFLGAPEPRGSQRFPSQDAWEDLLEAAGLQLLARKCSFYGSALFLCRRRPAPPSSPIFVSVDDAGFQWVDTLKAALADQATAPVWLTAGCASSGVVGLVNCLRREPGGHRLRCVLVSNLRSTSPVPDVGPGSAELQRVVEGDLVMNVHRDGAWGAFRHFLLGQEWPEEQTEHAFVNLLTRGDLSSIRWVCSPLQHAGPPGPGLQLCRVHYASLNFRDVMLATGKLSPDAIPGKWASRDCMLGMEFSGLDSRGQRVMGLVPAEGLATSVLLSSDFLWDVPPAWTLEEAASVPVVYATAYYALVVRGRIQRGETVLIHAGSGGVGQAAITIALSLGCRVFTTVGSAEKRAYLQSRFPQLSDTSFANSRDTTFEQHVLRHTAGRGVDLVLNSLAEEKLQASVRCLAQKGRFLEIGKFDLANDHALGMAVFLKNVAFHGILLDALFEEAGADWQVVAELLRAGIRDGVVQPLQRTVFRRDQVEDAFRYMAQGRHIGKVLVQVREEAAGPGAEPTLMTALSKTFCPAHKSYVIAGGLGGFGLELARWLVERGAQKLVLTSRSGIRTGYQAQQVWAWRRQGVQVLVSTRDVGVLEGARELLAEAAQLGPVGGIFNLAMVLRDAVLENQTPQLFQEVSKPKYSGTLNLDRVTREACPELDHFVVFSSVSCGRGNAGQSNYGFANSTMERICEQRRHDGLPGLAVQWGAVGDVGVILESRGTNDTEISGTLPQRMPSCLEALGLFLNLPHPVLGSFVLAEKTAGPSQGSVSRNLLQAVAHILGIRDMAAVSLDSSLGDLGLDSLMGVEVRQMLEREHDLVLSVRDVQQLTLRRLQELSQAGAVQEQTASASPEGGLARQQGQRNLSSLLVNPEGPTLARLNAVQSAERPLFLVHPIEGSTTVFRSLAAKLSVPTYGLQCTRAAPLDSIPSLAAYYVDCIRQVQPEGPYRVAGYSYGACVAFEMCSQLQQGPSPTHNSLFLFDGSHAFVLAYTQGYRAKMAGGCEAEAEAEAMCFFVQQFTDAEHGKVLAALLPLQDLEQRVEAAVDLIVQSHSSLSRPELSFAAFSFYHKLRAAEQYAPKAKYHGNVTLLRAEKGSTYGDNLGADYNLSEVCDGQVSVHVIEGDHQTLLEGSGLDAIISIIHSSLAEPRVSVREG comes from the exons ATGGAGGAAGTGGTGATCGCCGGCATGTCCGGGAAGCTGCCCGAGTCGGAGAACCTGCAGGAGTTCTGGGCCAACCTGCTGGGCGGCGTGGACATGGTCACCGACGACGACCGGCGCTGGAAGGCAG GCCTCTACGGGCTGCCGCGGCGCTCCGGGAAGCTGAAGGACCTGTCCAAGTTCGACGCCACCTTCTTTGGGGTCCACGCCAAGCAGGCACACACGATGGACCCCCAGCTCCGCCTGCTGCTCGAGGTCGCTTACGAGGCCATCGTGGACGGAG GCATCAACCCGGCCGAGCTGCGTGAGACAGACACGGGCGTGTGGGTGGGCGTGGGCGGGTCCGAAGCCGCAGAGGCGCTGAGCCGAGACCCCGAGACGCTCCTGGGCTACAGCATGGTGGGCTGCCAGCGCGCCATGATGGCCAACCGCATCTCCTTCTTCTTCGACTTCAGGG GGCCCAGCGTCGCCCTGGACACGGCCTGCTCCTCCAGCCTGCTGGCCCTGCACAGCGCCTTCCAGGCCATCCGGAGCGGCCAGTGCCCGGCTGCGCTCGTGGGCGGCATCAACGTGCTGCTGAAGCCGAACACGTCGGTGCAGTTCATGAAGCTCGGCATGCTCAGCCCCGACGGCACCTGCAAGTCCTTCGACGCGGGGG GTAACGGCTACTGCCGCTCCGAGGCCGTGGTGGCCGTCCTGCTGACCAAGAGGTCGCTGGCGCGGCGGGTGTACGCCACGATCCTGAACTCGGGCACCAACACAGACGGCTACAAGGAGCAAG GTGTCACCTTCCCTTCGGGGGAGAGCCAGGAGCAGCTCTTCCGCTCGCTGTACGCCACCGCCGGCCTGCGGCCCGAGTCCCTCGAGTACATCGAAGCGCACGGCACGGGCACCAAG GTGGGTGACCCGCAGGAGCTCAACAGCATCGACCGGGCCCTGTGCGCCGCCCGCCAGGGCCCCCTGCTGATCGGCTCCACCAAGTCCAACATGGGGCACCCCGAGCCAGCCTCGGGGCTTGCCGCCCTGGCCAAG GTGCTGCTGTGCCTTGAGCACGGGCTGTGGGTCCCCAACCTGCACTTCCACAGCCCCAACCCTGAGATCCCGGCCCTGCGGGAGGGGCGACTGCAGGTGGTGGACCGGCCGCTGCCCACACGCGACGGCGACGTCGGCATCAACTCTTTCGGCTTTGGGGGCGCCAACGTGCATGTCATCCTGCGGCCCCCGGCGCaggcgccccccgcccctggcccgcCCGCCGCCCTGCCCCGGCTGCTGCAGGCCTGCGGACGCACCCCGGAGGCCGTGCAGAACCTGCTGGCATGCGGCCAGGAGCACGGGCACAACCTGGCCTTCGTGAGCTTGCTCAACGAGATCGCCGCCGTCCCCGGCTCCGCCATGCCCTTCCGGGGCTACACCGTGCTGGGCGGCGAGGGCGGCCGGGAGCTGGAGGTGCAGCAGGTGCCCCCCCGCAGGCGCCCGCTGTGGTTCGTCTGCTCCG GGATGGGCGCGCAGTGGTGCGGCATGGGGCTGAGCCTGATGCGCCTCCCCGGCTTCCGCGCCTCCATTCTGCGCTCGGACGAGGTGCTGCGGCCCCTGGGGCTGAAGGTGTCGGAGCTGCTGCAGAGCACCGAGGAGGCCACCTTCGACGACCTCGTGCACGCCTTCATCGGCCTCACCGCCATCCAG ATCGCCCTCGTCGACCTGCTGTCCTCCCTGGGGCTGCGGCCGGACGGCATCTTCGGGCACTCGCTGGGGGAGGTGGCCTGCGGCTATGTGGACGGCTGCCTGTCGCAGGAGGAGACGCTGCTTACCGCCTACTGGAGGGGCCAGTGCATCAAGGAGGCGGACATCCCGCCGGGGGCCATGGCTGCCGTGG GCCTGTCCTGGGAGGAGTGTAAGCGGCGCTGCCCCCCTGGCGTCGTGCCCGCCTGCCATAACTCGGAGGACACAGTGACCATCTCGGGACCCCAG GCCTCGGTGTCGGCGTTCCTGGAGCAGCTGAGGGCGGAGGACGTGTTCACCAAGGCGGTGCGCACGGGTGGCATGGCCTTCCACTCCCCCTTCATGCACGCCATCGCGCCCGGCCTGCTGCACGTGCTcaaggag GTGATCCGGCAGCCGCGGCCGCGCTCGGCGGGCTGGCTCAGCACCTCCATCCCCGAGGCGCAGTGGCGGGGTGACCTGGCGCGCAGCTTCTCGGCCGAGTACAACGTGAACAACCTGGTGAGCCCAGTGCTCTTCCAGGAGGCGCTGCGGCACGTGCCCGCCGACGCCGTGGTGCTGGAGATCGCGCCCCACACGCTGCTGCAG GGCGTCCTGAAGCGGAGCCTCCCGCCCAGCTGCACCGTGGTGCCGCTGATGAAGAGGGGGTGCGCGGACGGCGTGGAGTTCTTCCTGGCCAGCGTCGGCCAGCTGCACCTGGCAGG CATCGACGCCAACCCCAACGGCCTGTTCCCGCCTGTGGAGTACCCGGTCCCCCGGGGTTGCCCGCTCATCTCCCCCCTCATCAAGTGGGACCACAGCCAGACGTGGGACGTGCCCGCGGCCACGGACTTCCCCAGCGGCGCCAGCTGCTCCTCAGCCACCGTCTACCACATCG ATGCTGGTCCCGAGTCCCCCGACCACTACCTGGTGGACCACTGCATCGACGGCCGCGTGCTTTTCCCGGCCACCGGCTACCTGTGCCTGGTGTGGAGGACGCTGGCCCGCGCCCTGGGCCTGGCCGTGGAGCAGCTGCCTGTGGTCTTCAGGGACGTGGTGGTGCACCAGGCCACCATCCTGCCCAGGGCCG GGACCGCACCCCTCGAGGTGCGGCTACTTGAGGCCTCCCGGACCTTCGAGGTGTCTGACGGCGGCAACCTGATCGCGAGTG GGAAGGTTTACCAGTGGGAGGACCCCGACCCCAGGCTCTTCGACCGCCAGGACGGCCCGGGCCCTGCGGAGCCGCCGGCCATTTCCCGCCTGGCCCCGGACGACGTGTACAAGGCACTGCGGCTGTGCGGCTACGACTACGGCCCCCACTTCCAGGGCGTCCTCGAGGCCAGCCTCGAAG GCACCGAGGCCAGGCTGCTCTGGAGGGACAACTGGGTGACCTTCCTGGACTCCATGCTGCACCTGTTCATCCTGAGCAGCGGGCAGCGCAGCCTGCGCCTGCCCACCCGCATCGGCGCCGTCCACATCGACCCCGCCACCCACCGGCAGAGGTTGCTGGCGCTGCAGGGTGGCCTCCAAG CCGTGGACGCGGCGGTCAGCAGCTCCCTGGGCAGCGTGACGGCCGGCGGGGCCCTCATCTCGCGGCTGCACACCACGGCGGCCCCGCGCAGGCAGCAGGAGCAGCGCGTCCCGGTCCTGGAGAAGTTCGTCTTCACGCCCTACCTGGAGAGCGAGCTCCTGGCGGACAGCGCGGCCCTGCAGGCGGAGCTGCGGCTGTGCAAGG ggctgctcaAGGCGCTGCAGGACAAGGTGGCCCAGCAGGGGCTGAAGATGGAGGTGCCGGGCCTGGACGGGGTGCAGGCCCCCCGCGAGCCCCCGCGGCAGGGTCTGGCTCGGCTGCTGGCGGCCGCCTGCCAGCTGCAGCTCAGCGGGAACCTGCAGGCCGAGCTGGACCAGCTGCTGGCCCAGGAGAGGCCCCTGCTGCACGACGACGCCCTGCTCGCCGGCCTCCTGGACGCCCCCGCGCTGAAGGCCTGCGTGGACACGGCGCTGGAGAACATGCCGGCGCTCAGGATGAAAGCGGTGGAG GTGCTGGCAGGCGACGGCCGCCTCTTCACCCGTGTCCCGGGCCTGCTCAACACGCAGCCGGAGCTGCAGCTGGACTACACGGCCACGGACAGGCACGCACAGGCCCTGGAGGCCGTGCAGGCCACGGCGCCGCCCGGCGTGGCCCAGGCCCAGTGGGACCCCGCGAAGCCGGCCCCTGACGGCCTGGGTGCCGCTGACCTCCTGCTGTGCAGCCGCGTCCTGGCGCCCCTCGGGGACCCGGCGGCCACCCTTGGCCACATGGTGGCCACGCTCAAGGAGGGCGGCTTCCTGCTGCTGCACACCCTGCTCGGCGGGCAGGCCCTCGGGGAGGCCGTCGCCTTCCTGGGTGCCCCAGAGCCGAGGGGGAGCCAGCGCTTCCCGAGCCAG GACGCCTGGGAGGACCTGCTGGAGGCAGCGGGGCTACAGCTGCTGGCCCGGAAGTGCTCCTTCTACGGCTCCGCCCTCTTCCTTTGCCGCCGCCGCCCGGCGCCCCCCAGCAGCCCCATCTTCGTATCCGTGGATGACGCCGGCTTCCAGTGGGTGGACACCCTGAAG GCCGCCCTGGCGGACCAGGCCACCGCGCCCGTGTGGCTGACGGCGGGCTGCGCCTCCTCAGGCGTCGTGGGCCTTGTCAACTGCCTGCGCAGAGAACCCGGGGGACACCGGCTCCG GTGCGTCCTCGTATCCAATCTCAGGAGCACGTCCCCGGTCCCCGATGTTGGCCCGGGCTCCGCGGAGCTGCAGAGGGTGGTGGAGGGGGACCTGGTGATGAACGTCCACCGGGACGGTGCTTGGGGGGCCTTCCGGCACTTCCTGCTGGGGCAAG AGTGGCCCGAGGAGCAGACGGAGCACGCCTTCGTGAACCTGCTGACACGCGGCGACCTCTCCTCCATCCGCTGGGTGTGCTCCCCGCTGCAGCATGCCGGGCCCCCCGGCCCCGGCCTCCAGCTCTGCAGGGTGCACTACGCCTCGCTCAACTTCCGGGACGTCATGCTGGCCACGGGCAAGCTCTCGCCGGACGCCATCCCAG GGAAGTGGGCCTCCAGGGACTGCATGCTGGGCATGGAGTTCTCAGGCCTGGACAGCCGTGGCCAGCGCGTGATGGGGCTGGTGCCCGCCGAGGGCCTGGCCACCTCCGTCCTGCTGTCCTCCGACTTCCTGTGGGACGTGCCTCCCGCCTG GACCCTGGAGGAGGCGGCCTCGGTGCCCGTCGTGTACGCGACCGCCTACTATGCGCTGGTGGTGCGCGGGCGCATCCAGCGTGGCGAGACCGTCCTCATCCACGCGGGCTCCGGCGGCGTGGGCCAGGCCGCCATCACCATCGCCCTCAGCCTGGGCTGCCGCGTCTTCACCACCGTGG GCTCGGCCGAGAAGCGCGCCTACCTGCAGTCCCGGTTCCCCCAGCTCAGTGACACCAGCTTCGCCAATTCCCGAGACACGACTTTCGAGCAGCACGTGCTGCGGCACACGGCCGGGAGGG GTGTCGACCTCGTCCTGAACTCCCTGGCGGAGGAGAAGCTGCAGGCGAGCGTGCGGTGCCTGGCCCAGAAGGGCCGCTTCCTGGAGATCGGCAAGTTTGACCTTGCCAACGACCACGCGCTAG GCATGGCCGTCTTCCTGAAGAACGTGGCCTTCCACGGGATCCTGCTGGACGCGCTCTTCGAGGAGGCCGGGGCCGACTGGCAGGTGGTGGCGGAGCTGCTGCGGGCGGGCATCCGGGACGGCGTGGTGCAGCCCCTGCAGCGCACCGTCTTCCGCAGGGACCAGGTGGAGGACGCCTTCCGCTACATGGCCCAGGGCCGGCACATCGGCAAGGTGCTCGTCCAG GTGCGTGAGGAGGCGGCTGGGCCGGGCGCGGAGCCCACCCTGATGACGGCCCTGTCCAAGACCTTCTGTCCAGCGCACAAGAGCTACGTCATCGCCGGCGGCCTGGGCGGCTTCGGCCTGGAGCTGGCCCGCTGGCTCGTGGAGCGCGGAGCCCAGAAGCTGGTGCTCACCTCACGCTCCGGGATCCGCACAG GCTACCAGGCCCAGCAGGTGTGGGCATGGCGGCGCCAGGGCGTCCAGGTGCTTGTGTCCACCAGAGACGTCGGCGTGCTGGAGGGCGCCCGGGAGCTCCTTGCTGAGGCTGCGCAGCTCGGGCCGGTGGGGGGCATCTTCAACCTGGCCATG GTCCTCAGAGACGCCGTGCTGGAGAACCAGACGCCCCAGCTTTTCCAGGAAGTCAGCAAGCCCAAGTACAGCGGCACCCTGAACCTGGACAG GGTGACCCGGGAGGCGTGCCCCGAGCTGGATCACTTCGTGGTCTTCTCCTCGGTGAGCTGCGGGCGCGGCAACGCCGGCCAGAGCAACTACGGCTTCGCCAACTCCACCATGGAACGCATCTGCGAGCAGCGCCGGCACGACGGCCTCCCAG GCCTCGCCGTGCAGTGGGGCGCCGTCGGCGACGTGGGCGTCATCCTGGAGAGCAGGGGCACCAACGACACGGAGATCAGCGGGACGCTGCCGCAGCGCATGCCGTCCTGCTTGGAGGCCCTGGGCCTCTTCCTGAACCTGCCCCACCCCGTGCTGGGCAGCTTCGTGCTGGCTGAGAAGACAGCGGGCCCCAGCCAGGGCAGCGTCTCGCGCAACCTGCTGCAGGCCGTGGCCCACATCCTGG GCATCCGCGACATGGCCGCTGTCAGCCTGGACAGCTCACTGGGGGACCTGGGGCTGGACTCGCTCATGGGTGTGGAGGTGCGGCAGATGCTGGAGCGCGAGCACGACCTGGTCCTGTCCGTGCGTGACGTCCAGCAGCTGACGCTGCGCAGGCTGCAAGAACTCTCCCAGGCCGGCGCCGTGCAGG AGCAGACAGCCTCAGCGTCCCCGGAGGGTGGCCTGGCCCGGCAGCAGGGCCAGCGGAACCTGAGCAGCCTGCTGGTGAACCCCGAGGGCCCCACGCTGGCGCGGCTCAACGCGGTGCAGAGCGCCGAGCGGCCGCTCTTCCTCGTGCACCCCATCGAGGGCTCCACCACCGTCTTCCGCAGCCTGGCCGCCAAGCTCAGCGTGCCCACCTACGGCCTGCAGTGCACGCGAG CCGCGCCCCTGGACAGCATCCCGAGCCTGGCGGCCTACTACGTGGACTGCATCAGGCAGGTGCAGCCCGAGGGCCCATACCGCGTGGCGGGCTACTCATACGGCGCCTGCGTGGCCTTCGAGATGTGCTCCCAGCTGCAGcagggccccagccccacccacaACAGCCTCTTCCTGTTCGACGGCTCGCACGCCTTCGTGCTGGCCTACACCCAG GGCTACCGCGCCAAGATGGCCGGCGGCTGCGAGGCGGAGGCGGAGGCCGAGGCCATGTGCTTCTTCGTGCAGCAGTTCACCGACGCCGAGCATGGCAAG GTGCTGGCGGCGCTGCTGCCGCTGCAGGACCTGGAGCAGCGGGTGGAGGCCGCGGTTGACCTCATCGTCCAGAGCCACAGCAGCCTGAGCCGCCCGGAGCTCAGCTTCGCGGCCTTCTCCTTTTACCACAAGCTGCGCGCCGCCGAGCAGTACGCGCCCAAGGCCAAGTACCATGGCAACGTGACGCTGCTGCGCGCCGAGAAGGGCAGCACCTACGGTGACAACCTGGGCGCCGACTACAACCTGTCTGAG GTGTGCGACGGGCAGGTGTCGGTCCACGTCATCGAGGGCGACCACCAGACCCTGCTGGAGGGCAGCGGCCTGGACGCCATCATCAGCATCATCCACAGCTCCCTGGCCGAGCCGCGGGTGAGCGTGCGCGAGGGCTGA